One region of Flavobacterium sp. GSB-24 genomic DNA includes:
- a CDS encoding RagB/SusD family nutrient uptake outer membrane protein, which produces MKKIKYLVAISAVFIVASCDDYLDTDNLTEKSLENFYKTPQDIEEATAGVYNAIYTNNVHSEEQIAANLMDNMMLGGGGPDDKTAKWVDNFEDPVDDTYLDMWVQSYRGIARTNAIIEKTPLADFSTYFNTAAEADQFKQQAIGEAYFMRAFFYFRLAKFFGGVPLIITIDGKKDGPRNTYTETFAQIASDLKKAIETMPATPFTSIPTSRYGHANKWVAEAYLGRVFLFYTGYMTNMEKQATEELPLAEGGSLNATQVASYLTDCMTNSGHALVPDFRNLWPYSYVNKASGNNVLPWAATEGLSWVGQDGISPTFGTGNYETMFVQRFSFGDWSWTNGNIYTNRLCLFSALRGNSLVPFGEGWGWCTVNPSLYSNWEERDTRKRGSILEVGKADQGTAAYAQDKGDHETGYFNKKYISLQYPNAGGTTVGMFVQLYNWSNTDMQLMHAQDFIFMRYADVLLMHSEITKTAAGLNAVRARAKLDPVGYSLENIKAERLHEFAFEGLHWFDLIRWGDVDNAYNSTIPVRNSGTSAVYSVKYRPETKGLVSMPETELRLSNGVYSQNPGW; this is translated from the coding sequence ATGAAAAAAATAAAATATTTAGTAGCGATTTCGGCTGTATTTATTGTAGCAAGCTGTGATGATTATCTTGATACTGATAATTTAACAGAAAAGAGTTTAGAGAATTTTTACAAGACACCTCAAGATATTGAAGAAGCAACTGCTGGAGTTTACAACGCTATTTATACAAATAACGTGCATAGCGAAGAGCAGATTGCAGCCAATCTTATGGATAATATGATGTTAGGAGGAGGAGGTCCTGATGATAAAACAGCCAAATGGGTTGATAATTTTGAAGATCCTGTAGATGATACATATTTAGATATGTGGGTTCAATCTTACAGAGGTATTGCTAGAACAAATGCAATTATAGAGAAAACTCCTCTTGCGGATTTTAGTACTTATTTCAATACTGCTGCTGAAGCTGATCAATTTAAGCAACAAGCAATTGGCGAGGCTTATTTTATGAGAGCGTTTTTCTACTTTAGATTGGCTAAGTTTTTTGGAGGAGTTCCATTAATCATAACTATTGATGGAAAAAAAGACGGCCCAAGAAATACTTACACTGAAACATTTGCACAGATTGCTTCAGATCTAAAAAAGGCAATCGAAACAATGCCGGCAACTCCTTTTACAAGTATTCCAACATCAAGATATGGTCATGCTAATAAATGGGTTGCAGAAGCTTATTTAGGACGTGTGTTTTTATTTTACACAGGCTATATGACAAATATGGAGAAACAAGCCACTGAAGAATTACCTTTAGCAGAAGGAGGTTCTTTAAATGCAACACAAGTAGCAAGTTATTTAACTGACTGTATGACTAATAGTGGTCATGCTCTTGTTCCAGATTTTAGAAACCTTTGGCCTTACTCTTATGTTAATAAAGCTTCTGGAAATAATGTTTTGCCATGGGCTGCAACTGAAGGTTTATCTTGGGTAGGACAAGATGGTATCAGCCCGACGTTTGGAACCGGAAATTATGAGACAATGTTCGTTCAAAGATTCTCTTTTGGAGATTGGAGCTGGACAAATGGTAATATTTATACTAATAGATTATGTCTGTTCTCTGCATTACGCGGTAATTCATTGGTGCCATTTGGAGAAGGATGGGGCTGGTGTACAGTAAATCCAAGTTTATATAGTAACTGGGAGGAACGTGATACAAGAAAAAGAGGTTCTATACTTGAAGTAGGTAAGGCCGATCAAGGAACGGCTGCTTATGCGCAAGATAAGGGAGACCATGAGACAGGATATTTCAATAAAAAATATATTTCGTTACAATATCCTAATGCAGGTGGAACTACTGTCGGAATGTTTGTTCAATTGTACAACTGGTCAAATACTGATATGCAATTAATGCATGCACAAGATTTTATCTTCATGCGTTACGCAGATGTATTATTGATGCATTCAGAAATTACTAAAACTGCTGCAGGTTTAAATGCAGTTAGAGCAAGAGCAAAGCTTGATCCAGTTGGGTATTCGCTTGAAAATATTAAAGCAGAGCGTTTGCATGAATTTGCGTTTGAAGGATTACACTGGTTTGATTTAATTCGTTGGGGAGATGTTGATAACGCATATAATAGCACAATTCCAGTTAGAAATTCAGGTACTTCAGCAGTTTACAGCGTAAAATATAGACCAGAGACTAAGGGTTTGGTTTCTATGCCTGAAACAGAACTTAGACTATCAAATGGAGTTTATTCACAAAATCCAGGGTGGTAA
- a CDS encoding TonB-dependent receptor has protein sequence MKLTKLLVFCISSLLFSVIAVAQDVTVSGIINDESGMPVPGATILLKGTTKSTASDFDGKFQMQVPSNGTLTITFIGYTTVTEAVNGRTKISIQLKPESQSLNEVVVVGYGTQKKSVVTGAISSVKASDLEDLPITRVEQSLQGRVSGVTIAANAGQPGSSSTIRVRGITSFGNNEPLWVVDGVIVDSGGIGYLNQSDIASMEVLKDAASQAIYGARAAAGVILITTKKGKSGKMSVNYNGYTGFSAAARKLDLLNATEYATIMNERYANGYTDTSKPYDLPYKNVSSYGAGTDWQKQIFNDNAQRTGHELSLSGGNDVSTFYVSFGLLDQEGIVATPISNYNRKNIRLNSTHKIVKGLTFGQTLGYSHEKNVGIGNTNNEYGGPLSSAINLDPTTPAIVTDPTVAAGYPYNQNYVLRDPNGNPYGISQVVTQEMSNPLAYIQTKLGNYGWSDNFVGNAYLELEAIKGLKIRSTLGGKLAYWGSESFTPVYYFNSSTINAKNNLSRNSNRGFGWNIENTISYAKQIEDHNFSVLVGQGAYVDNITSGSTVTYFNIPYTNFDDATFPNDHPQDNITASAYNGYEHKVTSLFARANYDYKEKYLFTGIVRRDGSSRFGQNYKYGTFPSFSLGWVPTKENFWPQNKVVTQLKFRGGYGITGSDAIGDFKYLATIGSGRNYTIGDQGSVVVGNSPNAPANPDLKWEETSQANVAFDITFFNDLSLTTDFYVKKSTGILQDIDLPGHVGSTGRPSANIADMENKGVDLELSYRKKIGKVGLSLSGNISYLENEVTNLGKDIQFISGDASFQNMGAVTRTQVGQSYNSFYGYKTQGIFQNQAEINAYTNATGGLIQPGARPGDFRWQDLNGDGKISDDDKTFLGSPLPKYTYGFTVNLDYKNFDLLIFTQGAIGNKIFQGLRRLDITDANYPASALGRWTGEGSTNTYPILSTVDNNKNFSNPSDFYLENGDYWRVKTVQIGYNLPSDVVAKAGLSKTRLYLTGENLLTFTKYSGYDPEIGGGVFGIDKGYYPQARTVMLGVNLQF, from the coding sequence ATGAAATTAACAAAATTACTTGTTTTTTGTATTTCATCTTTATTATTCTCGGTTATAGCTGTGGCTCAAGATGTCACAGTAAGTGGAATAATAAATGATGAAAGTGGTATGCCTGTTCCAGGTGCAACAATTTTATTAAAAGGTACAACCAAATCTACTGCATCTGACTTTGATGGAAAGTTTCAAATGCAAGTACCTTCAAACGGAACTTTAACAATTACATTTATAGGTTATACTACAGTAACTGAAGCTGTAAATGGAAGAACTAAAATTTCAATTCAATTAAAACCAGAATCACAATCTTTAAATGAAGTTGTTGTTGTTGGATATGGTACTCAAAAGAAATCTGTTGTAACTGGTGCAATTTCTAGTGTAAAAGCATCAGATTTGGAAGATTTACCAATTACAAGAGTTGAACAATCTCTTCAAGGTAGAGTTTCTGGGGTTACCATTGCAGCAAATGCAGGACAACCAGGATCTTCTTCTACAATACGAGTAAGGGGTATTACTTCTTTTGGAAATAATGAGCCTTTATGGGTTGTTGATGGTGTAATTGTTGATTCGGGCGGTATTGGTTATTTGAATCAATCTGATATTGCTTCTATGGAGGTTCTTAAAGATGCGGCATCTCAAGCTATTTATGGTGCTAGAGCAGCAGCGGGTGTTATCCTTATCACAACTAAAAAAGGTAAATCTGGTAAAATGAGTGTAAATTATAATGGTTACACTGGATTTTCTGCTGCTGCAAGAAAACTGGATTTATTGAATGCTACTGAGTATGCGACTATAATGAATGAAAGATATGCTAATGGGTATACAGATACTAGTAAACCTTATGATCTTCCATATAAAAACGTTTCTTCTTACGGAGCGGGAACTGATTGGCAAAAACAAATTTTTAATGATAATGCCCAAAGAACTGGTCATGAATTAAGTTTATCAGGAGGAAATGATGTTTCTACTTTCTACGTTTCTTTTGGTTTATTAGATCAAGAAGGTATTGTAGCTACTCCAATTTCTAACTACAATAGAAAAAACATCCGTTTAAACTCAACACACAAAATTGTAAAAGGATTAACTTTTGGGCAAACTTTAGGTTATTCACATGAAAAAAATGTTGGAATAGGAAACACAAATAATGAATATGGTGGACCATTAAGTTCTGCAATCAATTTAGATCCAACTACTCCTGCCATTGTTACAGATCCAACTGTTGCAGCTGGATATCCGTACAATCAAAATTATGTTTTAAGAGATCCAAACGGAAATCCTTATGGAATTTCTCAAGTAGTAACTCAAGAGATGAGTAATCCTTTGGCATATATCCAAACAAAATTGGGTAATTATGGATGGTCTGATAATTTTGTTGGAAATGCTTACTTAGAATTAGAAGCTATTAAAGGCTTAAAAATTAGAAGTACCTTAGGAGGTAAATTAGCATATTGGGGTTCAGAAAGTTTTACTCCAGTATATTACTTTAACTCATCTACAATTAATGCGAAAAATAATTTAAGCAGAAATTCAAACAGAGGTTTTGGATGGAATATTGAAAATACTATTTCGTATGCAAAACAAATCGAAGATCATAACTTTTCAGTTTTAGTAGGACAAGGTGCTTATGTCGATAATATTACATCTGGATCTACGGTGACTTATTTTAATATTCCCTACACTAATTTTGATGATGCAACTTTCCCGAACGATCATCCACAAGACAATATTACTGCTTCAGCTTACAATGGTTATGAGCATAAAGTAACTTCATTATTTGCAAGAGCGAATTATGATTACAAGGAAAAATATCTATTTACAGGTATTGTACGTCGTGATGGTTCTTCTCGTTTTGGTCAAAATTACAAATATGGAACTTTCCCTTCATTCTCATTAGGATGGGTGCCAACTAAAGAAAATTTCTGGCCACAAAATAAGGTAGTAACTCAGTTAAAGTTTAGAGGAGGATATGGTATTACAGGTAGTGATGCTATTGGAGATTTCAAATACTTAGCAACTATTGGTTCAGGAAGAAATTATACTATAGGAGATCAAGGTTCAGTAGTTGTTGGTAATAGTCCAAATGCACCTGCGAATCCAGATTTGAAATGGGAAGAAACTAGTCAGGCAAACGTTGCTTTTGATATCACTTTCTTCAATGACTTATCATTAACAACAGATTTTTATGTTAAAAAATCTACAGGTATTTTACAAGATATTGACTTACCTGGTCACGTTGGTAGTACTGGTAGACCGTCTGCAAACATTGCTGACATGGAGAACAAGGGGGTTGACTTAGAACTTTCTTACCGTAAAAAAATTGGTAAAGTTGGTTTAAGTTTAAGTGGAAATATTTCTTATTTAGAGAATGAAGTAACTAATTTAGGAAAAGATATCCAGTTCATTTCTGGAGATGCCTCTTTCCAAAATATGGGTGCTGTAACAAGAACACAAGTAGGACAATCTTACAACTCTTTTTACGGATATAAAACCCAAGGAATTTTTCAAAATCAAGCAGAAATTAATGCTTACACAAATGCTACAGGCGGTTTAATTCAACCAGGTGCAAGACCAGGAGATTTTAGATGGCAGGATCTTAATGGTGATGGAAAAATTTCAGATGATGATAAAACTTTCCTTGGAAGCCCACTTCCAAAATACACATACGGTTTCACAGTTAATTTGGATTATAAAAACTTTGATTTGTTAATCTTTACTCAAGGAGCAATTGGAAACAAAATTTTCCAAGGACTTCGTCGTCTAGATATCACCGATGCTAACTACCCAGCTTCTGCTTTAGGTCGTTGGACAGGCGAAGGATCAACTAATACATATCCAATTTTATCAACGGTTGATAACAATAAAAACTTCTCAAACCCATCAGATTTCTATTTAGAAAACGGAGATTACTGGAGAGTTAAAACAGTTCAAATTGGTTATAATCTACCAAGTGATGTAGTTGCAAAGGCAGGTCTTTCAAAAACAAGACTTTATTTGACTGGAGAAAATTTATTAACATTTACAAAATACTCAGGATATGATCCAGAGATTGGTGGAGGAGTTTTTGGTATTGATAAAGGATATTATCCACAAGCAAGAACTGTAATGTTAGGTGTTAATTTACAATTTTAA
- a CDS encoding RagB/SusD family nutrient uptake outer membrane protein encodes MKIKNIRYSFIAAGLLLLGSSCGEDFLTVEPKGLPLVDNYYKDESEAFSALVAVYDIMGKQSKGFENMITMLNAGSDDFYAGGGGPGDGAGIHAFDNYKLDKINMPRSYWGDFFQGIARANILLAKLPGVDMSDAKKTRFAAEAKALRGYFYFELVRTFKNLPLILTPISPAEGYNVTQVSPEEIYAQIEKDLMEAKAVLPNKVDVPTEGGRLSKGAVQALLGKVYLYEGKNSLAAAEFADVNGTPGGTSMYGYKLLTKFSDLWVISNKFNSEAIIEIMHTDKSNADWGFWGGGADEGNSVNIMVGPRGYGRSDLTLPDYISGWSFNPVTQSLYDALKGDPRFNSTIFDLRALKASGAADYAPGDQDTGYFLKKFMPLNSDTSTGGGATALNYKQDTYAIRLADTYLMEAEALGGTGARAQALLDAVRARVGLASVPVSLDAIANERRLELAGEGHRWFDLVRTGKAATVLAGDGFVAGKNEVWPIPQKDLENTQLVQNPNY; translated from the coding sequence ATGAAAATTAAAAATATAAGATATTCATTCATCGCCGCTGGATTATTACTTCTAGGCTCTTCTTGTGGTGAAGATTTTTTAACAGTTGAGCCAAAAGGGCTTCCGTTAGTAGACAATTATTATAAAGATGAGTCAGAAGCATTTTCTGCGCTGGTTGCTGTTTATGATATAATGGGTAAACAATCTAAAGGTTTTGAAAACATGATAACTATGCTAAATGCTGGTTCAGATGATTTTTATGCTGGAGGTGGTGGACCTGGTGATGGTGCTGGTATACATGCTTTTGATAATTATAAACTGGACAAAATAAATATGCCAAGAAGTTATTGGGGTGATTTTTTTCAGGGAATTGCTAGAGCAAATATTTTATTGGCAAAATTGCCAGGAGTAGATATGTCTGATGCTAAAAAAACACGTTTTGCAGCAGAAGCAAAAGCATTGAGAGGCTATTTCTACTTTGAATTAGTAAGAACATTTAAAAATTTACCATTAATACTGACTCCAATTTCGCCTGCTGAGGGATATAACGTTACTCAAGTTAGTCCAGAAGAAATTTATGCGCAAATAGAAAAAGATTTAATGGAAGCAAAAGCTGTACTTCCTAATAAAGTTGATGTTCCAACAGAGGGAGGTCGCCTTTCAAAAGGAGCAGTACAGGCATTATTAGGTAAAGTTTATTTGTATGAGGGTAAAAATTCATTAGCAGCTGCCGAATTTGCAGACGTAAATGGTACACCTGGAGGAACTAGCATGTACGGTTACAAATTGTTAACTAAATTCTCTGATTTATGGGTAATCAGTAACAAATTTAACTCAGAAGCTATTATCGAAATCATGCATACAGATAAAAGTAATGCAGACTGGGGATTCTGGGGAGGCGGAGCTGACGAAGGAAACTCTGTAAATATCATGGTTGGCCCAAGAGGATATGGTAGATCTGACTTAACATTACCAGATTATATTTCAGGATGGAGTTTTAATCCAGTAACTCAAAGTTTATACGATGCTTTAAAAGGAGACCCGCGTTTTAATTCTACAATTTTTGATTTACGTGCTCTTAAAGCATCAGGAGCAGCAGATTATGCGCCTGGTGATCAAGATACAGGATATTTCTTAAAGAAATTTATGCCTTTAAATTCAGACACATCTACAGGCGGAGGAGCAACAGCTTTAAATTACAAACAAGATACTTATGCAATTCGTTTAGCAGATACTTACTTAATGGAAGCAGAAGCATTAGGAGGAACTGGAGCTAGAGCACAAGCTTTATTAGATGCAGTAAGAGCTAGAGTTGGATTGGCTTCAGTGCCAGTATCATTAGATGCAATTGCTAACGAGCGAAGATTAGAATTGGCTGGTGAAGGACACCGCTGGTTCGACTTAGTTAGAACTGGAAAAGCAGCGACTGTTCTTGCTGGTGACGGATTTGTTGCTGGTAAAAATGAAGTTTGGCCTATTCCACAAAAGGACTTAGAAAATACTCAGTTAGTTCAAAATCCTAATTATTAA
- a CDS encoding glycoside hydrolase family 30 protein, whose product MKKNSLKILCLLFTAACFAQQPKTKKEFTTNGKKITVYTTAENSKLRLTSTDNLTFSAAKQPLETEFSVFVEPAKKFQTFMGIGGAITDASAEIFAKLSKEKQAEFLDAYYDKQKGIGYSLLRTTIQSSDFSSGSYSYIEEGDKDLKTFSIDHDKQYRIPLIKQAIQKAGGKLTTYAAPWSPNAFMKSNKNVLKGGTLLPEYYQTWANFYAKFIKAYEKEGIPIWGTSTQNEPMAVQTWESCIYTAEAERDFIKNYLGPTLKKENLGDKKIIIWDHNRDLMNYRANVIYSDPEASKYVWGMGFHWYETWSGGAPLFDNVAKVNQAYPDKKLMFTEGCIEKFDASKYQFWGNAERYGINMINDFNNGTVAWTDWNILLDQNGGPNHVGNFCFAPIHADTTTGELIYTPSYYYIGHFSKFIRLNAVRVSTAVSRSALLSTSFLNADGTMATIVMNQSANELTYNLIIGAEKAVVKIPPRAIQTLVY is encoded by the coding sequence ATGAAAAAAAATAGTCTAAAAATTTTATGCCTTTTGTTTACAGCTGCATGTTTTGCACAACAACCAAAAACAAAAAAAGAATTTACAACCAATGGTAAAAAAATAACCGTTTACACAACTGCAGAAAATTCGAAGTTACGATTAACATCTACAGATAACTTAACTTTTTCGGCTGCAAAACAGCCCTTAGAAACAGAATTTTCGGTTTTTGTAGAACCTGCAAAAAAGTTTCAGACTTTTATGGGAATCGGCGGCGCTATTACAGATGCAAGTGCCGAAATTTTTGCTAAACTTTCAAAAGAAAAACAAGCAGAATTCTTAGATGCTTATTACGATAAACAAAAAGGTATTGGCTATTCTTTGCTAAGAACAACAATTCAAAGTTCTGATTTTAGCAGTGGAAGCTATTCTTATATCGAAGAAGGAGATAAAGACCTGAAAACTTTTTCTATTGATCATGATAAGCAATATCGTATTCCTCTAATAAAACAAGCTATTCAAAAAGCAGGTGGAAAGTTAACAACTTATGCTGCGCCTTGGTCACCAAATGCTTTTATGAAAAGTAATAAAAATGTACTAAAAGGCGGAACACTGCTTCCAGAATACTATCAGACATGGGCAAATTTCTATGCGAAGTTTATTAAGGCATACGAAAAAGAAGGAATTCCGATTTGGGGAACTTCTACACAAAACGAACCAATGGCTGTTCAGACTTGGGAATCTTGTATTTATACAGCAGAAGCTGAAAGAGATTTTATCAAAAACTATCTTGGGCCAACTTTGAAAAAAGAAAATCTAGGGGATAAAAAAATTATAATTTGGGATCATAACCGCGATTTGATGAATTACCGTGCTAATGTAATTTACTCTGATCCAGAAGCATCAAAATACGTTTGGGGAATGGGGTTTCACTGGTACGAAACATGGTCTGGCGGTGCGCCGCTGTTTGATAATGTTGCTAAAGTAAATCAAGCATATCCAGACAAAAAACTAATGTTTACAGAAGGATGTATAGAAAAATTTGATGCATCAAAATATCAATTTTGGGGTAATGCAGAACGTTACGGAATCAATATGATTAATGATTTTAATAACGGAACAGTTGCTTGGACAGATTGGAATATTTTATTAGATCAAAATGGAGGACCTAATCACGTTGGAAATTTCTGTTTTGCACCAATTCATGCAGACACCACAACAGGGGAGTTAATTTACACACCATCGTATTATTACATCGGACACTTTTCTAAATTTATTCGTCTAAATGCGGTTCGTGTAAGTACTGCAGTAAGCAGAAGCGCATTATTAAGTACATCATTTTTAAATGCAGATGGAACTATGGCAACTATTGTTATGAACCAGTCGGCAAATGAACTTACATATAATTTGATTATTGGAGCTGAAAAAGCGGTAGTTAAAATTCCGCCACGAGCTATACAAACGCTTGTTTATTAA
- a CDS encoding glycoside hydrolase family 30 protein translates to MKTTSKLFLSAFILIQLSCFTSTVTAQKTNASSQKKNKIKVFTTAENTNWNLSLSNDLISNNNTTQQKTSTVSIIVNTEKTDQTFLGIGGAITDASAEVFAKLSPKKQREFLNAYYDKTNGIGYSLARTNIHSCDFSSDSYTYIAEGDKDLKTFNIDHDRKYRIPLIKKAIETAGGKLTLFASPWSPPAFMKDNNDILHGGVLLPEFAPSWALYYAKFIKAYEKEGIPIWGLTVQNEPMAKQSWESCIYTPEAERDFLKNHLGPTLEKEGLGSKKVIIWDHNRGDMLEKRANLVFSDPEVSKYAWGIGFHWYETWNGGPPQFESVAKVHEEFPNKNLIFTEGCIEKFDAKKYQFWGNAERYGINMINDFNNGTVAWTDWNILLDQNGGPNHVGNFCFAPIHADTTKDELIYTPMYYYIGHFSKFIRPNAKRVIETISDKSLLSTSFKNSDGQLITIVMNQSEKEIVYAIENQTTKNTITIPAHAIQTVVF, encoded by the coding sequence ATGAAAACAACATCAAAACTATTTCTATCTGCCTTTATCTTAATACAATTAAGCTGTTTTACTTCAACAGTAACAGCTCAAAAAACCAATGCTTCATCGCAAAAAAAAAATAAAATAAAGGTTTTTACTACTGCCGAAAATACCAATTGGAATTTATCATTATCCAATGATTTAATTTCAAATAACAATACTACACAACAAAAAACTTCAACAGTATCTATAATTGTAAATACTGAAAAAACAGATCAGACTTTCCTCGGAATTGGAGGAGCAATTACAGATGCAAGCGCGGAAGTTTTTGCTAAATTATCTCCAAAAAAACAAAGGGAATTTTTAAATGCTTACTACGACAAAACCAATGGCATTGGTTATTCTTTAGCCAGAACCAATATTCATAGCTGTGATTTTAGCAGCGATAGTTATACCTATATTGCTGAAGGAGACAAAGATCTGAAAACCTTCAATATCGATCACGATCGAAAATATAGAATTCCATTAATCAAAAAAGCAATTGAAACAGCCGGCGGAAAACTAACATTATTTGCAAGTCCATGGAGTCCCCCAGCTTTCATGAAAGACAATAATGATATTTTGCACGGCGGCGTTTTATTGCCTGAGTTTGCTCCATCTTGGGCATTGTATTATGCCAAATTTATAAAAGCATACGAAAAAGAAGGAATTCCTATTTGGGGTTTAACAGTTCAAAATGAACCAATGGCCAAACAAAGCTGGGAATCTTGTATTTATACTCCAGAAGCAGAAAGAGATTTCCTTAAAAACCATCTTGGCCCAACTTTAGAAAAAGAAGGTCTAGGCTCCAAAAAGGTTATTATTTGGGATCATAATAGGGGAGACATGCTGGAAAAACGTGCAAATCTTGTTTTTTCAGATCCTGAAGTTTCTAAATATGCTTGGGGAATTGGATTTCACTGGTATGAAACTTGGAACGGAGGTCCGCCTCAATTCGAATCTGTAGCAAAGGTTCATGAAGAATTTCCAAACAAAAATTTAATATTTACAGAAGGCTGTATTGAAAAATTTGACGCCAAAAAATATCAGTTTTGGGGAAATGCCGAGCGTTACGGAATCAATATGATTAATGATTTTAATAACGGAACAGTAGCATGGACAGATTGGAATATTCTTTTAGACCAAAATGGAGGGCCAAATCATGTTGGTAATTTTTGCTTTGCACCAATCCATGCCGATACCACAAAAGACGAATTAATTTATACGCCAATGTATTATTATATCGGGCATTTCTCAAAATTTATTAGACCAAATGCCAAAAGAGTAATAGAAACAATAAGCGATAAATCTTTATTGAGCACTTCTTTTAAAAATTCTGACGGACAATTGATTACTATCGTTATGAACCAATCTGAAAAAGAGATTGTTTATGCTATCGAAAATCAAACTACAAAAAATACTATTACAATTCCAGCACATGCTATACAAACTGTAGTGTTTTAA
- a CDS encoding glycoside hydrolase family 30 beta sandwich domain-containing protein: protein MKLNTKNTIKAFFFMAAILAQVKCSTSNDTVENPPVDPPVVNPPVVVTNDVDFWLTKSDQTALLAKQSGTLGFGTTSNSFTNIEVIDSQKYQTIDGFGYTLTGGSAYVINNLTPVKKSDLLKELFGTGENSIGISYLRISIGASDLNASPFTYDDLATGETDLDLAKFSLEKDKNGVIALLKEILAINPKIPILATPWTAPLWMKDKDSFIGGKLQPKYYDVYAKYFVKYIQAMKAEGITIDAVTPQNEPLHDGNNPSMYMSAAEQTVFIKANLGPALKAANLATKIIAYDHNCDNPNYPKAILADADAFSFVDGSAFHLYAGDISALLNVYNAYPTKNIYFTEQWTSSTGDFGGDLKWHVRNVIIGSMRNYSKNALEWNLANDGAFKPHTDGGCSMCKGALTITSSENFQRNVAYYIIAHASKFVPMGSVRIQSNSSGDLQNVAFITPSGSKVLIVENDGSANQTFNIKYNGKWVTTSLDGGSVGTYIWK, encoded by the coding sequence ATGAAATTGAATACCAAAAATACTATTAAAGCATTTTTCTTTATGGCAGCCATATTGGCACAAGTAAAATGCTCTACTTCAAATGATACGGTCGAAAATCCTCCAGTAGATCCACCTGTGGTAAATCCTCCAGTAGTGGTTACAAACGACGTCGATTTTTGGCTGACAAAATCAGATCAAACTGCTTTGCTGGCAAAACAGTCTGGAACATTAGGTTTTGGCACAACATCTAATTCATTTACAAATATTGAAGTAATCGATTCTCAAAAATATCAAACAATAGACGGTTTCGGTTATACTTTAACAGGCGGAAGTGCTTATGTGATTAACAATTTAACCCCAGTTAAAAAAAGTGATCTTCTGAAGGAATTATTCGGAACTGGTGAAAATTCTATTGGAATAAGTTACCTAAGAATCAGTATTGGAGCTTCAGACTTAAATGCTTCACCTTTTACATATGATGATCTTGCAACAGGAGAAACAGATTTAGATTTGGCAAAATTCAGTTTAGAAAAAGATAAAAACGGAGTAATTGCACTTCTGAAAGAAATTTTGGCTATCAACCCTAAAATACCAATTTTGGCCACTCCTTGGACAGCCCCGCTTTGGATGAAAGATAAAGACAGTTTTATAGGCGGTAAATTACAGCCTAAATATTATGATGTTTACGCAAAGTATTTTGTAAAATACATTCAGGCAATGAAGGCAGAAGGAATTACAATTGATGCTGTAACTCCACAAAACGAGCCATTGCACGACGGAAATAATCCAAGTATGTATATGTCTGCGGCAGAACAGACCGTTTTTATAAAAGCTAATTTAGGACCAGCGCTAAAAGCAGCAAATCTTGCAACAAAAATTATAGCTTACGATCATAACTGTGATAATCCAAATTATCCAAAAGCAATTTTGGCAGATGCCGATGCATTTTCGTTTGTCGATGGTTCTGCATTTCATTTATATGCGGGCGATATCAGCGCGCTTTTAAATGTTTACAATGCTTATCCGACTAAAAATATTTATTTTACAGAGCAATGGACTTCGTCGACCGGAGATTTTGGAGGAGATTTAAAATGGCATGTTCGAAACGTAATCATTGGTTCTATGAGAAATTATAGTAAAAATGCCTTAGAGTGGAATTTAGCCAATGATGGAGCATTCAAACCTCATACAGATGGAGGATGTTCAATGTGTAAAGGAGCTTTAACGATTACATCTAGTGAAAATTTTCAGAGAAATGTAGCGTATTATATTATTGCTCATGCTTCAAAATTTGTTCCGATGGGGTCTGTTAGAATTCAAAGTAATTCAAGTGGAGATTTACAAAATGTTGCATTCATTACACCGTCTGGTTCTAAAGTTTTGATTGTTGAAAATGATGGATCTGCAAACCAGACTTTCAATATAAAATATAATGGAAAATGGGTTACAACTTCGTTAGACGGAGGATCTGTAGGAACTTACATTTGGAAATAA